DNA sequence from the Arthrobacter jinronghuae genome:
GGCGAATCCGCCGTAGGTGTCAACGATGATCTTGCGGCCGGTGAGGCCGGCATCGCCGACGGGGCCGCCGATGACGAACGGGCCGCCCGGGTTGATGATGTGCTCGACGGCCGAGATGTCGAGGTCGGTGCCGGCGAGGACGGGGTTGACCACGTACTCCACCATGTCGGCCCGCAGTTGTTCCAGGTCCAGCTCCGCGGCGTGCTGCGTGGAGACAACCACGGAGTCCACGGAAACCGGCCGGTCGCCGTCGTACCCCACGGTGACCTGGGTCTTGCCGTCAGGGCGCAGGTACGGAAGGGTGCCGTCCTTGCGGACAGTGGTGAGGCGTTCGGAGAGCCGGTGTGCCAGCCAGATAGGCGTGGGCATAAGTACCGAGGTCTCGTCGCTGGCGTAGCCGAACATGATGCCCTGGTCCCCCGCGCCCTGGGCGTCATAGGGGTCAATGACCTTCCCGGTCCGGTTCTCCAGGGAGTTGAACACGCCTGAAGCAATTTCCGGGGACTGCTGGCCGATGGAGACGGACACGCCGCAGCGGGCGCCGTCGAAGCCGTTGGCCGAGGAATCGTAACCAATGTCCAGGATGGTGTCGCGCACCAGCTGCGGGATTTCAACGTAACCCTCGGTGGTTACTTCTCCGGCGACGTGCACCAGTCCGGTGGTCACCAGGGTTTCAACGGCTACCCGGGACTCGGGGTCAACCTTGAGCAGGCCGTCGAGGATTGCGTCACTGATCTGGTCACAGATTTTGTCCGGGTGGCCCTCAGTGACGGATTCCGAGGTGAAAAGGCGCAGATTGGACTGCGGCTTAGCGGGAGAGGAAGTAGAAGTCACGGGATTTACTCTACCGGGCCCCACCGACCATCCAAGCACGCGCAGGGTGCGCAGCCTCAGGCGGTGCGTGCAGCGAGCTCGGCGGAAATCCGCGCGATGATGCGTGCCGAAACGTCGGCTTTGGTACCGGCAGCGCTCTCGCCTGCATCCTCTGCGGCGTCTGCCGGTGAGAGAATCCTCACCTCGGTTTCGTCCTGGCCGAAGACAAGGGATTTGCCGACCCGGTTGAGGACCAGCAGGTCGCAGCCCTTGCGGGCAAGCTTCTTACGCCCGTATTCGAGCACATCGGAGGTGGCATCTCCGGTTTCGGCAGCAAAGCCGACAATGAGCTTGGGGGTGCGTGTTCCGGCTGCGTCGCGCGCCTGGACCAGTTCGCGCAGGATGTCGGGATTCCTGACGAGGGTGATCACGGGATCAGCTTCGTCGTCGCGCTTCTTGATTTTGGTGTCCACCACCTGTGAGGGACGGAAATCCGCCACCGCAGCGGCCATGATCACGACGTCGGAGTCCGCGGCAGCCGCATGCACAGCGGTACGCAGTTCGAGGGCCGTTTCAACGCGGAGAAGCTCGACGCCGCTCGGCGCCGGAACGTCCATGTGCGCCGCTATGAGCCGCACCCGGGCGCCGGCCGCCAGAGCCGCTTCGGCCAGCGCTGTCCCCTGCTTTCCTGAGGAGCGGTTGCCGAGGAACCGGACCGGGTCCAGCGGTTCACGGGTGCCGCCGGCAGTGATGGTGACGGTGGTGCCGGCCAGCGCGCCGGGGGCGGATGCCGGCTGGGCGGCTTCGGCGGCTGCTTTAACGGCGGCCAGTGCGGCGGTGAAGATAGCCTCAGGTTCCGGCAGGCGGCCGGGGCCGGTGTCCTTGCCGGTAAGCCGCCCGATGCCCGGCTCCAGCACCACGGCGCCCCGGCTGCGCAGGGTTGCGACGTTGGCGGTGGTTGCGGGATGCATCCACATTTCGGTATGCATGGCCGGCGCGAAAACCACCGGCCCGCGGGCCATCAGCAGGGTGTTGGTGAGCAGGTCGTTCGCCTGGCCGGCGGCAGCCCGGGCCAGCAGGTCCGCAGTGGCCGGGGCCACCACGATCAGATCCGCTTCATGTCCGAGCCGCACATGGTTAACCTTCTCCACTTCGTCGAAGACGGAGGAGGAGACGGGGTTGCCCGAGAGCGCCTCCCAGGTGGAGACGCCGACGAACTGCTTGGAGGATTCGGTGGGGACAACAGTGACGTTGTGCCCGGCCTCGGTGAAAAGCCGCAGCAGCGACGCGGCCTTGTACGCGGCGATTCCGCCGCCGACGCCCAGGACTATGCGCACGCTGCTGCCTTCCCCCTTGTGTTCGCTGAGCTTTACTCGGCGTTCTCGTTCGGGCGCACCACGAGCATGCCGTCGTTGATCTCGCGCAGGGCGATGGACAACGGCTTTTCGTTCAGCTTGGTTTCCACCAGCGGGCCGACGTACTCGAACAGGCCCTCGTGCAGCTGGGAGTAGTAGGCGTTGATCTGGCGGGCGCGCTTGGCACCGTAGATGACCAGCGCGTACTTGGAATCGGCTGCTTCGAGCAGGTCGTCGATCGGCGGGTTGATGATGCCTTCAGACACAGGGTTCTCCAAAATTCTTGAACGGGATTCGCGGTTTGTCAGCGCGTGCGCGGACTGATTCCCATGAGTGATACAAGCTCAGCTGCCGCCCGCTGGACGTCATCATTAATGACGGTGTGATCGAACTCGGACTCGGCAGCAAGTTCCAGTTTAGCGGTTTCCAGCCGTTGCTGCTGCTCTTCGGACGTTTCGGTTCCGCGCCCCACCAGGCGCCGCACCATTTCATCCCATGTGGGCGGGGCCAGGAACACGAAATTCGCCTCCGGCATGGACTTCTTAACCTGCCGGGCACCCTGCAGATCGATCTCCAGCAACACGCTGCGGCCCTCGGCCATGGCTGCCTCGACGGTGCGGCGCAGGGTTCCGTAGCGGTTGCGTCCGTGGACCACTGCCCACTCGAGCATCTGGTCCTTTTCAACCATTTCGTCGAACTCTTCGGCGCTGACAAAGAAGTAATGTACGCCGTCTTCTTCGCCCGGCCGGGGGGCACGGGTGGTGGCCGAGACGGAAAGCCAGACCTCGGGATAGTTGTCCCGGATATAGGTGGATACAGTGCCCTTGCCAACTGCGGTTGGACCTGCCAGAACTGTCAGCCGCGGTTGCGACACGTAAACCTCATTCACTCGTTGTTATTGCTGGCCTCCGGAGCCTAATGGCCCGCCAGCAGGTCTATCAGCGCCTTGCGCTGATGCACGCCCAACCCCCGGACCCGGCGGGTCGGCGCGATACCTACCGTAGCCATTATTCCAGCTGCGCGGCGCTCCCCGACACCAGGCAGGGCGCGCAGCAGGTCCATGACCTTCAGCCGGCCGATTGCTTCCTCTCCGGAACGGGACAGGATGACTTCTTCGATGCTGAGGTCACCGGACTTGATTCGTGACTTGACCTCGGCGCGGACAGCTCGGGCCGCAGTGGCCTTTTCGCGGGCCAGCGTACGCTCGGCTTCGGTCAGTGGCTTGAGGTTCAAGAGACTCTCCCGGACGAGGACACACCGCTGTCAGCGGCTCTGCTGGTAGGTCCGAACCTATCCGTAATCGAAGCCCAATTGCAATGGAAACCGCTTCGCACCACACGCCGCTCCGCTAGCGTACGGATGCCAGCTCCGCTCCGGTCCGCAGCGCTGCCTCGCGCAGGGCCCGGGGATCGGGGCCGGCCCGCAGGATGCCGCGGCTGGAGGTCGCCAGGACGTTGGGGTACGCCGCAGCGAAGGTTGCGCGCAGGTCGGCGGCCGTTGCGCCCTGGGCGCCCAGTCCCGGTGCGAGCAGCGGGGCACGCGAGGCGGCAAGGTCAATCTCGAGGTCGGCCAGTGCCGTGCCGACGGTCGCGCCCACCACGAGTCCGACGGAACCCAGCTCCGTCCCGGGAACCACTCCCGGACCGGCGTTTTCCGCCGCAGCCGCGTCCACGATCCGGGCCGCTACGGAGCGTGCCGCTCCCCCGGCGCCGACGTGCTGAACGGACGCCCCTTCCGGGTTTGACGTCAGTGCCAGGACAAACACGCCCCGCCCGCTGGCAGCGGCAAGGTCCAGGGCGGGCCGCAGTGATTCGAACCCGAGATACGGACTGAGTGTCACGGCGTCGGCCGCCAGCGGCGAACCGTCCCGCAGCCACGCGTCCGCATAGGCAGCCATCGTGGAGCCGATGTCCCCGCGCTTGGCGTCGGCGATACTGAGCACGCCGGCGTCCGAACAGGCCGCCAGCAGGCGTTCGAGGACCGCGATCCCGGCGGATCCGTGGCGTTCATACAGCGCCGCCTGCGGCTTCACGGCTGCAACCTGCTCCCCCACCGCCGCGAGGACGCTGAGGGAGAAACGCTCCAGCCCGGCGGCGTCGTCGTTCAGGCCCCACTCGGCCAACAGCCCGGGATGCGGATCAATGCCGACGCACAGCTGCCCGCGGCGGTCCATGGCCGCGCGCAGCCGTGTGCCGAAAGCGGGTCGCTCCTCAGGCACCGGCTGCCTTCAACCGGGCCGCGTGTTCCTGCAGTGAGGTCACGTCCCATTCGTAGGACCGCATTGCTTCGATTGCCTGGACCGCAGCACCGAACTCGGAAACGGTGGTGACCACGGGGCAGCCGATGGACGTGGCCGCGGCACGGATTTCGTATCCGTCGCCGCGGGCCTGACCGCCGGAAGGCGTGTTGACCACGAGGTTGATTTCTCCGGCGGTAATCAGGTCGACGACGGTCCCTTCCCCGTTCGGTCCCGTACCTTCGCCGACCTTGCGCACCACGGTGGCGGCAATGCCGTTGCGGCGCAGCACCTCGGCGGTGCCGCCCGTGGAGAGGATCTCGAAGCCGAGGTCGGTCATCCGCTTCACCGGCATGATGATGGAGCGCTTATCCCGGTTCGCCACCGATACGAAGACCTTGCCGGCGGTGGGCAGGGCACTGTTGGCGGCGGCCTGGGACTTGGCGAAGGCGGTGTCGAAGTACTTGTCGATGCCCATGACCTCCCCGGTGGACCGCATTTCCGGGCCCAGCAGGGAGTCCACCACGGTGCCTTCCGGTGTGCGGAACCGGCTGAACGGCAGCACCGCTTCCTTCACGGCCACGGGGGCGTCCAGCGGCAGGGTGGACCCGTCGCCCACGGCGGTCAGCTTCCCGGCGGCCCGCAGCTCGGCGATGCTGCTGCCGGTGCCGATCAGCGCCGCGGCCTTGGCCAGTTGGACGCCGGTGGCCTTGGAGACAAACGGCACCGTGCGGGAGGCACGCGGGTTGGCTTCGATGACGTAGAGGATGTCCGAGGCCAGGGCGAACTGGATGTTGATCAGGCCGCGGACGCCGACGCCGGCGGCGATCACCCGGGTGGCTTCGCGGACCCGGTCGATCACGTCGGTGCCGAAGGTGATGGGCGGCAGCACGCAGGCCGAGTCGCCGGAGTGGATGCCGGCTTCCTCGATGTGCTCCATGATTCCACCCACGTAGAGGTCGGTGCCGTCGAAGAGCGCGTCGACGTCGATCTCGATGGCGTCTTCCAGGAACCGGTCCACCAGGACCGGATGGTCCGGGGTGATCTCGGTGGCGTTGGCGATGTAGCGGGAGAGGTTGGCTTCGTCGTAGACAATTTCCATGCCGCGGCCGCCCAAGACATAGGACGGGCGGACCAGGACGGGGTAGCCGATCTCATCCGCCACCCGCTTGGCGTCCTCGAAGGACACGGCCGTGCCGTTCTTGGGCGCGGTCAGTCCGCCCTCATCCAGGACCTGCTGGAACGCACCGCGGTGTTCGGCCAGGTCGATTGCGGCGGGCGAGGTGCCCAGGATGGGCACGCCGGCGTCGGCCAGGGCCTGCGCCAGCTTCAGCGGCGTCTGCCCGCCGAGCTGGACGAAGACGCCCAGGACCCCGCCGGTGCGCTGCTCCGCGGCGATGACCTCCAGGACATCCTCCAGGGTCAGCGGCTCGAAGTAGAGCCGGTCGGAGATGTCGTAGTCGGTGGAAACGGTTTCCGGGTTGCAGTTGATCATCACGGTCTCGTGGCCGGCTTCGCGCAGTGCCATGGTCGCGTGGACGCAGGAGTAGTCGAACTCGATCCCCTGCCCGATCCGGTTCGGGCCCGAGCCGAGGATGATGATGGACGGCTTGGCGTGCTCGGCCACCTCGTCCTCCTCGTCATACGAGGAGTAGTGGTACGGCGTGTACGCGGCGAATTCGGCGGCGCAGGTGTCCACTGTCTTGTAGACCGGCCGCACGTTCAGGGCGTGCCGCACGCCGCGCACCACTGCTTCGGGGGTGTTGGTCAGCGCACCGATCTGCTCATCGGAGAAGCCGTGCCGCTTGGCCAGGCGGAGAATGTCCTCGTCGACCGACGGCGTGGCGCGGATCTGCTCAGCGGTTTCGTTGATGAGCACCAGCTGGTCCAGGTACCAGGGGTCAATGCCGGTGGCTTCGAAGAGTTCCTCGATCGTTGCCCCGCCCAGCAGGGCCTGCTGCACCTGCTGCAGCCGGGCGGTGGTGGGCCGCCGGGAAGCCTCAATGAGTCCGGGCACGTCGGCGGCATCCACCGGATCAAAGGACAGCGAAGAGCCCTTCTGCTCCAGCGAACGCAGCGCCTTCTGCAGGGCTTCGGTGAAGTTGCGGCCGATCGCCATGGCCTCGCCCACGGACTTCATGGTGGTGGTCAGCGTGGGATCCGCGGCCGGGAACTTCTCGAACGCGAACCGCGGAACCTTCACCACCACGTAGTCCAGGGTGGGCTCGAACGACGCCGGGGTCTTCTTGGTGATGTCGTTCGGAATCTCGTCCAGGGTGTAGCCGAGGGAAAGCTTTGTGGCGATCTTGGCGATGGCGAAGCCGGTGGCCTTGGATGCCAGGGCCGAGGAGCGGGACACGCGGGGATTCATTTCAATGACCACCACGCGGCCGGTGTCCGGCTCGATGGCGAACTGGATGTTGCAGCCGCCGGTGTCCACGCCTACCTCGCGGATCACGGCGATCGCGATGTTGCGCAGCTTCTGGTACTCGCGGTCGGTGAGGGTCATGGCCGGGGCCACGGTGATCGAGTCGCCGGTGTGCACGCCCACCGGATCGAAGTTTTCGATGGAACAGACAACAACCACGTTGTCGTTCTTGTCCCGCATCATTTCCAGTTCGTATTCCTTCCAGCCCAGGATGCTCTCTTCGAGCAACACCTCGGAGGTGGGGCTGTACTGGATGCCGGCGCCGGCAATGCGGCGGAGGTCCTCGGCGTTGTAAGCCAGGCCGGAGCCGAGCCCGCCCATCGTGAAGGAGGGCCGGACCACCATCGGGTAGCCCAGTTCCTCCGCGGCGGCGAAGGCCTCGTCCATGCTGTGCACGATGATCGACTTCGCGGATTCGGCACCGCAGCGCTCGACGACGCCCTTGAACTTCTCGCGGTCTTCGCCGAGTTCGATCGCGGCGATGTTCGCGCCGATCAGTTCCACGTTGTACTTTTCCAGCGCACCGCTCTTGTCCAGGGCGATGGCGGTGTTCAGTGCGGTCTGTCCGCCGAGGGTGGGCAGGATCGCGTCGGGCCGTTCCTTGGCAATGATCTTCTCGACCACCTCCGGGGTGATCGGCTCCACGTACGTGGCGTCGGCGAATTCCGGGTCGGTCATGATGGTGGCCGGGTTGGAGTTCACGAGGATGACCCGCAGGCCCTCCTCCTTGAGCACCCGCAGGGCCTGCGTTCCGGAGTAGTCGAATTCCGCGGCCTGGCCGATGACGATCGGGCCGGAGCCGATGACCAGGACGGACTTGAGGTCGGTTCTGCGGGGCATTAGATGCTTTCCTTGCTCTTGCTGGCGGCCATCAGGTCCACGAAGCGGTCGAAGAGGTACGCGGAGTCGTGCGGTCCGGCGGCAGCCTCGGGGTGGTACTGGACCGAGAAGGCGGGGATATCGAGGCAGGCGAGGCCCTCGACGACGTCGTCGTTCAGGCTCACGTGGCTGACCTCCACCCGGCCGTAGCGGGCCTCGGGTGCGGTGACGGGGCCGTCCAGCGGGGCGTCGACGGCGAACCCGTGGTTCTGGCTGGTGATTTCCACCTTGCCGGTCCGCCGGTCCATGACGGGCTGGTTGATCCCGCGGTGCCCGTAGCGCAGCTTGTAGGTGCCGAAGCCCAGGGCCCGGCCGAGGATCTGGTTGCCGAAGCAGATCCCGAAGAACGGGATGCGGGCGTCCAGCACTTCGCGCAGCAGGTCCACCTGGACGTCGGCGGTGGCCGGGTCGCCGGGGCCGTTGGACATAAACACGCCGTCGGCGTTGAGGGCTTTGATGTCCTCGAAGGTGGCGGCGGCGGGCAGCACGTAGGTGCGGATTCCGCGTTCGGCCAGGCGTACCGGCGTCATGGACTTGATGCCCAGGTCGATGGCGGCGACGGTGAACAGCGGTTCGCCGGCCCACCCGTGGTCCGCCGGATCAATGAGGTAGGTTTCGTCCACGCTGACCTCTTCGGCCAGCCGTGCGCCCTCCATACCCTGCTGGGCACGGACCTCGGCGAGCAGTTCGCTGTCCGGACGTTCGGCGTCGGCCCCGGAGAAGATCCCGGCCTTCATGGCGCCGCGTTCGCGCAGGTGCCGCGTCACGGCGCGGGTGTCGACGCCGGAGATGCCGACGACGCCCTGTTCCGCCAGCTGCTCGTCCAAGGTGGATTCGGAACGCCAGCTGGAGGGGCGGCGGGCGGCGTCGCGCACAATGTACCCGGCCACCCAGATGCGCCGGGACTCGGCGTCGTCGCCGTTTACGCCGGTGTTGCCGATATGCGGGGCCGTCTGGACCACGAGCTGCCGGGCATAGGAGGGGTCGGTGATGGTCTCCTGGTATCCGGTCATGCCGGTGGCGAACACCGCTTCGCCCAGGGCCGTTCCCTGCGCGCCGTAGGCACGCCCGCGGAAGCTGCGGCCGTCTTCCAGCATCAGGACGGCCGGGGTGGGATTGATGATTTCGTGCACTGTCACAGTTGTTCCTCGCTAGGGGTGGCCGATTCCGGCAGAAGTTCAGTAATGGCGCGGACCAGGGGTGTCTTCTCGTCCGCGGAGCGGGTGCGGAAGCCGGTGTCGACGCGCTTGGGTCCCAGCTGCCAGGTCACGATGACCAGTCCGTCCTTTTCAACGAATTTTCCGGCCATGCCGCGCTCCAGCCGGACGCTGTGCAGATCCTGCCGCGGAATCCAGAGGTCGTCGGCGCCGGAGCGGGCAAAGAGCACGCCTTCGGGGAAAACAGCGGCGGTGGCGTTGGATTTTACGCCCAGCCCGTAAACCGCCACGCGGTCCAGCCAGTCACCCGCGGTGGTGGTGGCGACGTATTGGCCCAGCGCCTGGAAGCCCGGATCGGACAGCTCGTCCGGCAGGGGCCGGGGGCGGGGCGTGTCCTGCTGGCGGCGTCGTCGGCCGCGCCAGCCCAGGGCGAACAGACCCAGGACCACGACGATAAGGGCGGCCAGGCCCAGGAAGAAAAAGACCAGTTCCATCAGGATTCCTTTGCGGCAGCGGGGTGGGGCGTGTTCAGTCTGCCGTTCAGGACGGTGGGGTGGCCGGCGTAGAAAACCGTTTCGACTCCACCGGGCAGTTCCAGTCCGGCAAACGGACTGTTGCGTCCCTTGCTAGCCATCTTAGAAGGGTCGACCCTTCTTCGCGCAGACGGGTTCACCAATATGACGTTGGCCGGTTCGCCGGCGGCCAGGGGCCTGCCCTGGCCCGGGACCCGGCCGATCAGCGCTGGTGTCGCAGAGGTGACGCGGGCGAAACCTGCCCAGTCCATCAGCCCCGTGTCGATCATCGCGTGCTGCACCACCGAGAGTGCCGTCTCCAGGCCGGTCATGCCCATGGCCGCCGTCGCCCACTCGCCTTCCTTGTGCTCGCTGGGGTGCGGGGCATGGTCGGTGCCGACAATGTCGATGGTGCCGTCGGCGAGGCCGCGGCGGACCGCCTGCACGTCCGCTTCGGTGCGCAGGGGCGGGTTCACCTTGTAGACCGGATCATAGGTCCGCACCAGTTCATCGGTCAGCAGCAGATGGTGCGGGGTTACCTCGGCGGTGACCCGGATGCCGCGATCCTTGGCCCAGCGGAGGATTTCCACCGACCCCGCGGTCGAGACGTGGCAGACATGCAGGCGGGAGCCTGTGTGCCGTGCCAGCAGGACATCGCGGGCGATGATGGATTCCTCGGCGACGGCGGGCCAGCCGGCCAGCCCGAGGACGGCGCTGACTTCCCCTTCGTTCATCTGCGCGCCTTCGGTGAGGCGTGGCTCCTGGGCGTGCTGGGCAACGACGCCGTCGAATGCCTTCACGTATTCCAGCGCACGGCGCATCAGCACCGGGTCCGAGACGCACTTGCCGTCGTCGGAAAACACGCGTACCCGGGCGCGGGAATCGGCCATCGCGCCGAGTTCGGCAAGCTGCCGGCCCTCAAGGCCCACGGTGACCGCCCCTACCGGACGCACATCCACCCAGCCGGACCGCTCCCCCAGGCTCAGGACCTGTTCCACCACGCCGGCGGTGTCTGCGACCGGCATGCTGTTGGCCATGGCGTGCACGGCGGTGAAGCCGCCGAGCGCTGCGGCACGGGTGCCGGTTTCCACCGTTTCGGCGTCTTCCCGGCCGGGTTCGCGGAGGTGTGTGTGCAGGTCCACCATGCCGGGCAGGGCGACCAGGCCCTCCGCCTCCACCACGAGGGCGCCCTCGGGCACCGGCAGCGCCGGTGCGACGGCGGTGATGGTGCCGTCCTCGATGCGGATATCCGCACGTTCGGTGCCGAGCACTGACGCTCCGCGGATCAAATAGGTGCCGGAAGTGCTCATCGCGTCTGCTCCTGCTGGGTACGGGCGGTGCTGTTCTCTCCGGAGAGCAGCAGGTAAAGGGCGGCCATCCGCACGGAGACGCCGTTGCGGACCTGGTCCAGGACGGTGGAGCGGGGCGAATCAGCGGCACGGGCGGAAATTTCCAGCCCGCGGTTCATCGGACCGGGGTGCATGATGATGGTGTCCGTCAGGCCCAGGGCGTCCAGCCGGTCGAGGCGGACGTCGTCCAGGCCCCAGCGGCGGGAATACTCGCGGACGGACGGGAAGAAAGCCGAGTGCATCCGTTCGCCCTGCACCCGCAGCATCATGACGGCATCCGGCCGGGTCGCCAGCGCCTCGTCCAGGTCGTAGCTGACGGTGCAGGGCCAGGACTCGACGCCGAACGGCAGCAGCGTGGGCGGTGCAACCAGGGTGACCTCCGCGCCGAGTGTCCGAAGCAGCCACAGGTCCGAGCGGGCAACCCGCGAATGCAGCACGTCCCCGGCAATCACCACCTTCATTCCGGCCAGGTCGGTGCCGGCGGACTCCGTGCCGTGCAGCCGCGCCCAGTGCCGCCGCATGGTGAAGGCATCCAGCAGCGCCTGGGTGGGGTGTTCGTGCGTGCCGTCCCCGGCGTTGAGCACTGCGGCATCAATCCAGCCGGAGGAGGCCAGCCGCGCGGGCGCTCCGGAGGATCCGTGCCGGATCACCACGGCGTCGGCGCCCATGGCTGCCAGCGTCTGTGCCGTGTCCTTCAGTGATTCGCCCTTGGAGACCGACGACCCCTTGGCGGAGAAATTGATGACGTCGGCGGACAGCCGTTTCGCGGCCGCTTCAAAGGAGATGCGTGTGCGGGTGGAGTCCTCGAAGAAGAGGTTCACCACGGTGCGGCCGCGCAGGGCCGGGAGCTTCTTCACTTCCCGCTCCCCTACCGCGGCCATCTGCTCCGCCGTATCCAGGATGGCCAGGGCGTCATCCCGGCCAAGGTCCAGCGTGGACAGCAGGTGCCTCATGCAATGCCCTCGATGACCACTTCGTCTGTGGCCGGCCCGCCTGCGGCCGAGCTGTCGCTTTCGGCCAGCCGGACCCGGACCTGTTCAATGGAAGCGGTAGGCAGGTTCTTGCCCACGTGGTCAGCGCGGATGGGCAGTTCGCGGTGGCCGCGGTCCACGAGCACCGCCAGCCGGACGATGCGCGGCCGGCCCAGGTCCACGAGGGCATCGAGCGCGGAGCGGATGGTGCGGCCGGAATACAGGACGTCGTCCACCAGCACCACCACCTTGTCATCAATGCCGGTGACCGGGACGCGGGTGGCGTAGGGCGGCCGGGTGGGCCTGCGGGCGAGATCGTCGCGGAACATGGTGACATCGAGCTGGCCGGTGATGGCAGCGGGATCGACGCCGGGGGCCGCCGCCGCGATCTTCGCGGCCAGGCGCTGGGCCAACGGATAGCCGCGGCGCGGAATCCCCATCAGGACCAGGTCTTCGGGGCCCTTGTTGGCCTCGAGGATCTCATAGGCAATACGCGTCAGGGCGCGGTCAATGTCAGCTGAAGACAAAACAGTACGGCTGGAAATGGCATCTTTGGCCGTCATATTCGCTTCCTCCTTCCCCGCCTCACAGGACGGAACTTAAAGGTTGAATGCGGCACCAAGCTATCACAGGCCACGCCGCCGCCCGCTGTGTGTGACGCTAAGTGCCGCGCTGCAACTATCCTGTCTGCTATGAGCAGGCCCAGCGCATGAGCGCACCCGGTATCTTCCCCGCCCAGCAGCAGCATCCAGCCCCTCCGGGCTACGGCCCTGGCGACGGCGCCGCACCCGTCCAGGCGTTCTGGTCCCCTCCGGCACCACGCCGGGACAAGGGCCTGGCCGCCACCGTAGTGCTGATTGCGCTCTCCGCCG
Encoded proteins:
- the metK gene encoding methionine adenosyltransferase, translating into MTSTSSPAKPQSNLRLFTSESVTEGHPDKICDQISDAILDGLLKVDPESRVAVETLVTTGLVHVAGEVTTEGYVEIPQLVRDTILDIGYDSSANGFDGARCGVSVSIGQQSPEIASGVFNSLENRTGKVIDPYDAQGAGDQGIMFGYASDETSVLMPTPIWLAHRLSERLTTVRKDGTLPYLRPDGKTQVTVGYDGDRPVSVDSVVVSTQHAAELDLEQLRADMVEYVVNPVLAGTDLDISAVEHIINPGGPFVIGGPVGDAGLTGRKIIVDTYGGFARHGGGAFSGKDPSKVDRSAAYAMRWVAKNVVAAGLARRAEIQIAYAIGMARPVGIYVETFGTETVDPARIADAVKEVFDLRPLGIINGLDLKRPIYQRTAAHGHFGREDEGFTWERKDKVEDLRSYFNV
- the coaBC gene encoding bifunctional phosphopantothenoylcysteine decarboxylase/phosphopantothenate--cysteine ligase CoaBC produces the protein MRIVLGVGGGIAAYKAASLLRLFTEAGHNVTVVPTESSKQFVGVSTWEALSGNPVSSSVFDEVEKVNHVRLGHEADLIVVAPATADLLARAAAGQANDLLTNTLLMARGPVVFAPAMHTEMWMHPATTANVATLRSRGAVVLEPGIGRLTGKDTGPGRLPEPEAIFTAALAAVKAAAEAAQPASAPGALAGTTVTITAGGTREPLDPVRFLGNRSSGKQGTALAEAALAAGARVRLIAAHMDVPAPSGVELLRVETALELRTAVHAAAADSDVVIMAAAVADFRPSQVVDTKIKKRDDEADPVITLVRNPDILRELVQARDAAGTRTPKLIVGFAAETGDATSDVLEYGRKKLARKGCDLLVLNRVGKSLVFGQDETEVRILSPADAAEDAGESAAGTKADVSARIIARISAELAARTA
- the rpoZ gene encoding DNA-directed RNA polymerase subunit omega encodes the protein MENPVSEGIINPPIDDLLEAADSKYALVIYGAKRARQINAYYSQLHEGLFEYVGPLVETKLNEKPLSIALREINDGMLVVRPNENAE
- the gmk gene encoding guanylate kinase, with protein sequence MSQPRLTVLAGPTAVGKGTVSTYIRDNYPEVWLSVSATTRAPRPGEEDGVHYFFVSAEEFDEMVEKDQMLEWAVVHGRNRYGTLRRTVEAAMAEGRSVLLEIDLQGARQVKKSMPEANFVFLAPPTWDEMVRRLVGRGTETSEEQQQRLETAKLELAAESEFDHTVINDDVQRAAAELVSLMGISPRTR
- the mihF gene encoding integration host factor, actinobacterial type, whose translation is MNLKPLTEAERTLAREKATAARAVRAEVKSRIKSGDLSIEEVILSRSGEEAIGRLKVMDLLRALPGVGERRAAGIMATVGIAPTRRVRGLGVHQRKALIDLLAGH
- the pyrF gene encoding orotidine-5'-phosphate decarboxylase; translation: MPEERPAFGTRLRAAMDRRGQLCVGIDPHPGLLAEWGLNDDAAGLERFSLSVLAAVGEQVAAVKPQAALYERHGSAGIAVLERLLAACSDAGVLSIADAKRGDIGSTMAAYADAWLRDGSPLAADAVTLSPYLGFESLRPALDLAAASGRGVFVLALTSNPEGASVQHVGAGGAARSVAARIVDAAAAENAGPGVVPGTELGSVGLVVGATVGTALADLEIDLAASRAPLLAPGLGAQGATAADLRATFAAAYPNVLATSSRGILRAGPDPRALREAALRTGAELASVR
- the carB gene encoding carbamoyl-phosphate synthase large subunit, with protein sequence MPRRTDLKSVLVIGSGPIVIGQAAEFDYSGTQALRVLKEEGLRVILVNSNPATIMTDPEFADATYVEPITPEVVEKIIAKERPDAILPTLGGQTALNTAIALDKSGALEKYNVELIGANIAAIELGEDREKFKGVVERCGAESAKSIIVHSMDEAFAAAEELGYPMVVRPSFTMGGLGSGLAYNAEDLRRIAGAGIQYSPTSEVLLEESILGWKEYELEMMRDKNDNVVVVCSIENFDPVGVHTGDSITVAPAMTLTDREYQKLRNIAIAVIREVGVDTGGCNIQFAIEPDTGRVVVIEMNPRVSRSSALASKATGFAIAKIATKLSLGYTLDEIPNDITKKTPASFEPTLDYVVVKVPRFAFEKFPAADPTLTTTMKSVGEAMAIGRNFTEALQKALRSLEQKGSSLSFDPVDAADVPGLIEASRRPTTARLQQVQQALLGGATIEELFEATGIDPWYLDQLVLINETAEQIRATPSVDEDILRLAKRHGFSDEQIGALTNTPEAVVRGVRHALNVRPVYKTVDTCAAEFAAYTPYHYSSYDEEDEVAEHAKPSIIILGSGPNRIGQGIEFDYSCVHATMALREAGHETVMINCNPETVSTDYDISDRLYFEPLTLEDVLEVIAAEQRTGGVLGVFVQLGGQTPLKLAQALADAGVPILGTSPAAIDLAEHRGAFQQVLDEGGLTAPKNGTAVSFEDAKRVADEIGYPVLVRPSYVLGGRGMEIVYDEANLSRYIANATEITPDHPVLVDRFLEDAIEIDVDALFDGTDLYVGGIMEHIEEAGIHSGDSACVLPPITFGTDVIDRVREATRVIAAGVGVRGLINIQFALASDILYVIEANPRASRTVPFVSKATGVQLAKAAALIGTGSSIAELRAAGKLTAVGDGSTLPLDAPVAVKEAVLPFSRFRTPEGTVVDSLLGPEMRSTGEVMGIDKYFDTAFAKSQAAANSALPTAGKVFVSVANRDKRSIIMPVKRMTDLGFEILSTGGTAEVLRRNGIAATVVRKVGEGTGPNGEGTVVDLITAGEINLVVNTPSGGQARGDGYEIRAAATSIGCPVVTTVSEFGAAVQAIEAMRSYEWDVTSLQEHAARLKAAGA